A part of Mucilaginibacter defluvii genomic DNA contains:
- a CDS encoding deoxyribodipyrimidine photo-lyase, producing MADKQPVSVFWFRRDLRLDDNAGLYRALKSGNPVLPIFIFDPEILDDLRDRKDARVTFIYQVIEELKAELKEHQSDLLVFYDTPEKAFKHLIEEHNVAAVYTNHDYEPYATKRDGDIANLLKKHDIALNTYKDQVIFERDEVLKDDGKPYTVFTPYKKRWLQTLKPFYLKPYPNKKYFKNLHTFKASAIPALKEMGFEKSDQQFPDKKYRDVMDDYAKTRDYPAIPGTSRMGIHLRFGTVSIRQLAADANECKEKTWLNELIWREFYMMVLHHFPHTMDHAFRPEYDRIQWVNNEEHFKAWCEGRTGYPLVDAGMREMNETGYMHNRIRMVTASFLSKDLLIDWRRGEHYFAEKLLDYEMASNVGGWQWAAGSGTDAAPYFRIFNPESQQKRFDPKLEYVKKWVPEYADFTKYPKPIVDHKEARERVLKAFKDALRK from the coding sequence ATGGCCGATAAGCAACCTGTTTCTGTATTCTGGTTCCGGCGCGATCTGCGCCTTGATGATAATGCCGGACTGTACCGCGCCCTGAAAAGTGGCAACCCGGTATTGCCCATATTTATATTTGACCCGGAGATACTCGATGATTTGAGAGATAGAAAGGACGCCCGCGTAACCTTCATCTATCAGGTGATTGAAGAATTGAAAGCCGAACTGAAAGAGCATCAATCAGATCTGCTGGTGTTTTATGATACGCCCGAAAAGGCATTTAAGCATCTTATAGAAGAACATAATGTAGCCGCGGTTTACACTAACCACGATTATGAACCTTATGCCACCAAGCGTGATGGGGATATTGCCAATTTGCTCAAAAAGCACGACATAGCACTAAACACCTATAAAGACCAGGTGATTTTTGAGCGCGACGAAGTACTCAAGGATGATGGCAAACCCTACACCGTATTTACGCCGTATAAAAAGCGCTGGCTGCAAACGCTGAAGCCGTTCTATTTAAAACCATATCCCAACAAAAAGTATTTTAAAAACCTGCATACATTTAAAGCCTCGGCGATACCGGCCTTAAAGGAAATGGGTTTTGAGAAAAGTGATCAGCAATTTCCGGATAAAAAGTACAGGGATGTAATGGATGATTACGCCAAAACACGCGATTATCCGGCTATTCCGGGTACATCGCGCATGGGCATTCACCTGCGTTTTGGTACGGTAAGCATACGACAGTTGGCCGCTGATGCCAATGAATGTAAGGAGAAAACCTGGCTGAATGAACTGATCTGGCGCGAGTTTTATATGATGGTGTTACACCATTTTCCGCATACTATGGATCATGCCTTCAGGCCTGAGTACGATCGCATTCAATGGGTAAATAACGAAGAGCACTTTAAAGCCTGGTGCGAGGGCCGTACAGGTTACCCACTCGTTGATGCCGGTATGCGCGAGATGAATGAAACCGGCTACATGCACAACCGCATCCGCATGGTTACGGCCAGTTTTTTAAGTAAGGATTTATTGATTGACTGGCGCCGTGGCGAGCATTATTTTGCCGAAAAGTTGCTGGATTATGAAATGGCCAGCAACGTTGGCGGCTGGCAATGGGCAGCCGGATCGGGTACCGATGCCGCGCCCTATTTTAGGATATTCAATCCTGAATCGCAACAAAAAAGATTTGACCCTAAGCTGGAATACGTTAAAAAGTGGGTGCCCGAGTACGCCGACTTTACCAAATATCCCAAACCCATAGTTGACCACAAGGAAGCCCGCGAAAGGGTATTAAAGGCTTTTAAGGATGCGTTGCGGAAGTGA
- a CDS encoding DUF4349 domain-containing protein translates to MKIKVLFALLCAAVMLYSCSNNGDYRALDNTSSDTALVAADSVSTIDQKLIKTADLNFKVKNVRKVGEEVTGLTQHYRGMVMNHHLRSEVERLKEVELDDDSVMRVSVFDTHADMTVKVPAEHLTAFVTAVNRLGVYTTVSDMDIEDNTLTYLESQLRMDSRKELVKQHKQGTIKLKNPQDVLIFKDALVDEQINTKRIDAAVKYSTVSLSFFENNTILKERIPNTNPAVYNTGFGLRLKQAIVNGMHIFAEVFIALANLWVFVIMAVAMWMIYRYYKRKHPVLFADKGTAKPVV, encoded by the coding sequence ATGAAAATCAAAGTTTTATTTGCACTGCTGTGCGCAGCGGTGATGCTATACTCATGCAGTAACAATGGTGATTACAGGGCCTTGGATAACACCAGCAGCGACACGGCGTTGGTGGCGGCGGATAGCGTTTCTACAATAGATCAAAAGCTGATAAAAACGGCTGACTTGAACTTCAAGGTGAAAAATGTACGTAAGGTAGGAGAAGAGGTTACAGGGCTTACGCAACATTATAGAGGTATGGTGATGAACCATCATTTACGGTCGGAGGTGGAACGGCTGAAGGAAGTGGAGCTGGACGATGACTCGGTAATGCGGGTATCGGTATTTGACACTCATGCCGATATGACGGTTAAGGTACCTGCCGAACACCTGACGGCCTTTGTAACTGCCGTGAACAGGCTGGGCGTATACACCACGGTTAGCGATATGGATATTGAGGATAATACGCTTACTTATCTTGAATCGCAATTGCGAATGGATAGCCGCAAGGAACTGGTTAAACAGCATAAGCAGGGCACTATAAAATTGAAGAACCCGCAGGATGTATTGATTTTTAAAGACGCCCTGGTTGACGAGCAAATTAATACTAAACGTATTGACGCCGCTGTTAAATACAGCACCGTAAGTCTTAGCTTTTTTGAGAACAATACCATACTGAAAGAACGCATACCCAACACTAACCCCGCCGTTTATAATACAGGTTTCGGTTTGCGGCTCAAACAAGCTATTGTTAACGGTATGCACATTTTTGCAGAGGTATTCATCGCCCTCGCCAACTTATGGGTATTTGTAATTATGGCTGTGGCTATGTGGATGATATACAGGTATTACAAGCGTAAGCACCCGGTTTTATTTGCTGATAAAGGCACGGCGAAACCTGTAGTGTAA
- a CDS encoding TonB-dependent receptor produces the protein MKYFYQLLLITGLLFLVTDINAQSNGTIKGTVLTSDEQPAEGVSINLKGTRYGALTNDKGEFSIKAPAASYTLVVSQVGSNSQEQQVTIEASKTQKLSPITISASVSELEAVNITAGKTNRLVVKKSPYVSKLPLNNLENPQVYTSITKELMVQQINTNFNDALKNTSGLDKLWSSTGRASDGAAYYTLRGFATQPSIINGIAGLTNGDLDPSNIERIEVIKGPSGTLYGGALTNFGGLINIVTKRPIDTLGGSVGYSTGNFGLSRINADIYGPVSADKKLLARVNAAYHYQSSFQDAGFRRSFFAAPSFEYRASDKLTLNLDAEFYNYEGTNALMVFLNRGRQLIARTPEQLNFDFKRSYTANDITYKNPTVNVRGLATYKLSNEWTSQTSFSRSIRKSDGVNQYIMYIGASDTLLNRYASILNSTSTAIDVQQNFIGDFNIAGKRNRVVVGLDYLNQITDNDNSPYILFDQVNSSINDPRYVGLNKQALITRLGAATTGFTKNRTNVNVYSAYLSDVFNVTDRLLAMASVRVDRFDSRGTYNKLTNAVTGEYKQTAVSPKFGLVYQVVKDQVSVFGNYMNAFRNVAPVTQPLADVSGVFKPQQANQIEGGVKLDAFRGKLSLTASYYDISVNNTTRTEAIVRDGQTYNITIQDGTQKSKGFELDLIANPVNGLNIVAGYSHNNSKFTKADPTVVNRRPVSAGPADLVNAWISYTQPTGVLKGWGAGFGGNYAGKNIITNDLRTGEFTLPSYTVLNATIFYNAAKYRIGLKVDNLTNKEYFKGWTTVEPQMPRAVVANITYKF, from the coding sequence ATGAAATATTTTTATCAGCTTTTACTCATCACAGGTTTGCTGTTTTTAGTTACGGATATTAACGCCCAGTCAAACGGAACTATTAAAGGTACTGTGCTTACTTCTGATGAACAACCCGCCGAAGGCGTTTCCATTAACCTGAAAGGTACGCGTTATGGTGCCTTAACTAACGATAAAGGCGAGTTCAGTATCAAGGCTCCGGCTGCAAGTTATACCCTGGTTGTATCGCAGGTAGGCAGTAATAGCCAGGAACAGCAAGTTACCATTGAGGCTTCAAAAACGCAGAAATTATCGCCTATTACCATCAGCGCCAGCGTATCAGAATTAGAAGCTGTAAATATTACCGCAGGGAAAACCAATCGCCTGGTGGTTAAAAAAAGCCCTTATGTTTCAAAGCTGCCGTTAAATAATCTTGAAAATCCGCAGGTTTATACCAGCATTACCAAGGAGCTGATGGTGCAACAAATTAATACCAACTTTAACGATGCTTTAAAAAATACTTCGGGCCTTGATAAATTATGGTCGTCAACAGGCCGTGCGTCTGACGGTGCAGCATATTACACGCTGCGTGGTTTTGCTACGCAGCCCAGCATCATCAATGGTATAGCGGGCTTAACCAATGGTGATCTTGATCCGTCAAACATCGAGCGTATCGAAGTAATAAAAGGACCCTCAGGTACATTATACGGCGGCGCGTTAACCAACTTTGGTGGTTTAATAAACATTGTAACCAAGCGCCCTATTGATACCTTAGGTGGTTCAGTTGGTTATTCAACCGGTAACTTCGGCCTGAGCCGTATCAATGCGGACATTTACGGACCTGTATCGGCTGACAAGAAATTACTGGCCCGTGTTAATGCAGCCTACCATTATCAAAGCAGTTTTCAGGATGCCGGTTTCCGCAGATCGTTTTTTGCCGCGCCATCATTTGAATATCGCGCCAGCGATAAGTTAACCTTAAACCTCGATGCGGAGTTCTACAACTATGAAGGTACCAACGCCCTTATGGTTTTCCTGAACAGGGGCAGGCAGCTTATTGCCCGTACGCCAGAGCAACTGAATTTTGATTTCAAACGCTCGTACACCGCGAATGATATTACTTACAAAAATCCAACGGTTAACGTTCGTGGTTTGGCAACCTATAAGCTGAGCAATGAGTGGACCTCGCAAACCAGTTTTTCACGCAGCATACGTAAGTCTGACGGCGTTAACCAGTACATTATGTACATCGGTGCGAGCGATACATTACTCAATCGTTACGCCAGCATACTCAATTCAACAAGTACAGCTATCGATGTGCAGCAAAATTTCATCGGCGATTTTAATATTGCCGGTAAACGTAACCGTGTAGTAGTGGGGCTTGATTACCTGAACCAGATAACGGATAATGATAATTCGCCATATATTTTGTTTGATCAGGTAAACTCATCAATTAATGATCCGCGTTATGTTGGCCTTAATAAGCAGGCTTTAATAACCCGTTTAGGTGCAGCTACTACCGGCTTTACAAAAAACCGTACCAATGTAAATGTATACAGCGCTTATCTCTCGGATGTATTTAATGTAACCGATCGTTTGTTAGCTATGGCGAGCGTACGCGTGGATCGTTTTGATAGCCGCGGCACTTATAACAAATTAACAAACGCGGTAACCGGCGAATACAAACAAACTGCCGTATCACCAAAATTTGGTTTGGTTTACCAAGTGGTTAAAGATCAGGTATCGGTATTTGGTAACTACATGAATGCTTTCAGAAACGTAGCGCCGGTAACTCAGCCGCTTGCTGATGTATCAGGCGTGTTTAAGCCTCAACAGGCAAACCAGATAGAGGGTGGTGTTAAACTTGATGCTTTCAGAGGAAAATTAAGCCTGACCGCAAGCTACTATGATATATCGGTAAACAATACTACGCGTACCGAGGCTATTGTTCGCGATGGCCAAACCTACAACATTACTATACAGGATGGTACGCAAAAAAGTAAAGGCTTTGAGCTCGACCTGATTGCCAACCCGGTAAACGGCCTTAACATTGTGGCTGGTTACAGCCACAACAACAGCAAGTTTACCAAGGCTGACCCGACCGTGGTTAACAGAAGGCCGGTAAGCGCAGGCCCTGCTGACCTGGTTAATGCCTGGATCAGCTATACGCAGCCAACCGGCGTATTAAAAGGTTGGGGTGCCGGTTTTGGCGGTAACTATGCCGGTAAAAACATAATTACTAATGATTTGCGTACCGGCGAATTCACGCTGCCATCGTACACCGTGCTTAACGCTACCATTTTTTACAACGCTGCAAAATACCGCATTGGTTTAAAAGTGGATAACCTTACCAATAAAGAATACTTTAAAGGCTGGACTACCGTGGAGCCGCAAATGCCACGCGCTGTAGTAGCCAACATTACCTACAAATTTTAA
- a CDS encoding TIGR01777 family oxidoreductase, which yields MTNKKILITGGSGGLGKQLTDLLLSKGYNVSHLSRGEGKDNRVQTYRWDVNKGVIDEACIDGVDTIIHLAGAGIADERWTEERKKVIIESRTKSIALVYDLLKRKSNKVRFVISASGIGYYSDRGDELLTEENPPANDFLGRCCVLWEQAVDEGEKLGLRVAKFRTGVVLDKHAGALPKLSAPVKLGFGAALGNGRQWMPWIHWQDVAGMYLFAIEQELSGVYNMAAPNPVTNKQLTQAVAKQLNKPLWLPNVPAFALKLALGEMSTLVLGSTKASADKIEQAGFHFKFDSIDKALTDIYGR from the coding sequence ATGACCAATAAGAAGATATTAATAACCGGCGGCTCCGGCGGGCTGGGCAAGCAACTTACCGACCTGCTTTTGAGCAAAGGCTACAACGTTAGCCATTTAAGCAGGGGCGAAGGTAAAGACAACCGTGTGCAAACTTACCGCTGGGATGTAAATAAAGGTGTAATTGACGAAGCCTGCATCGATGGGGTTGATACCATCATCCACCTGGCAGGCGCAGGTATTGCCGATGAACGCTGGACGGAAGAGCGCAAAAAAGTAATTATTGAAAGCCGTACTAAATCCATCGCTTTGGTTTATGATCTGTTAAAACGCAAATCAAACAAGGTTCGGTTCGTAATATCAGCATCGGGCATTGGCTATTACAGCGACCGCGGCGACGAACTTCTCACAGAGGAAAACCCGCCCGCCAATGATTTTTTAGGCCGGTGCTGTGTGCTATGGGAACAAGCGGTTGACGAAGGGGAAAAGCTCGGGCTCAGGGTAGCTAAATTCCGTACCGGGGTGGTGCTGGACAAGCACGCCGGGGCACTACCCAAGCTATCGGCACCTGTAAAGTTGGGCTTTGGCGCGGCCCTGGGCAACGGCAGGCAATGGATGCCCTGGATACACTGGCAGGATGTAGCCGGTATGTACTTGTTCGCTATTGAGCAGGAGTTAAGCGGGGTATACAATATGGCTGCCCCTAACCCGGTTACCAATAAACAGCTTACCCAAGCAGTGGCCAAACAATTAAATAAACCCTTATGGCTGCCTAATGTGCCGGCCTTTGCGCTCAAACTGGCTTTGGGCGAAATGAGTACGCTGGTGTTGGGCAGCACCAAAGCATCGGCTGATAAAATTGAGCAGGCCGGTTTCCATTTTAAGTTTGATAGTATTGATAAAGCATTGACCGATATTTATGGCCGATAA
- a CDS encoding glycosyltransferase family 39 protein yields MPESALRKNYFSSKNLLWIIIALGIALRVYHLVDNRSLWEDEVYLSTGFAEYNLGDVLTKPLPFQQKAPLGYLLVVKSITLVLGTHELPLRLFPFICGVLSLLVFVPVITKLLKAAGAVVAMALLAFGPITLYHSVEAKQYSVELFSVILLLYLYIKYNGKLTLKERLIWGVWGAVVVWFSFASIFVMAAMAGAIGLTYLLKKQYNQLIGVLPVFALWFGSFIINYVLFTHKDSDTGWLVYFFVYHDSFMPISGHALPWVVKRMVSFLNYPMGLSWMNVYNAGVLQQALLRMIFVPLLLVALGIWQLYRGKKQLLLIVAFSFFIVFAASALKLYPFHERLTLFLAPLFMLLLASGVDFFSQRPYRSRVALAVLGLMLVFGPVKNTIAQTAHTYLFGDYKKSFQREALTYLNDHYQPGDEVYIYWNNLPGYIFYRQVYPLKFKAIEGVDYRHRVSNFHDYFALVDRDLSPFKGKKRVWIIQHNHMDIPIGDFIGDPAWYYKENNGPQLFHQHLERMAKPVMSYHPDDAKASTDVDVTLYDFSVR; encoded by the coding sequence ATGCCCGAGAGTGCCTTGCGCAAAAATTATTTTAGCAGCAAAAATTTATTATGGATAATTATTGCGCTGGGTATAGCCCTGCGCGTTTATCACCTGGTTGATAACCGGTCGCTGTGGGAGGATGAGGTGTACCTCTCAACCGGTTTTGCAGAGTACAATCTGGGTGATGTGCTAACCAAGCCGTTACCTTTTCAGCAAAAGGCGCCATTGGGTTATCTGCTGGTGGTAAAAAGTATTACGTTGGTATTGGGTACACATGAGCTGCCGCTGCGCTTGTTCCCTTTTATTTGCGGTGTACTCTCGCTATTGGTATTTGTGCCGGTGATAACAAAATTGCTGAAAGCGGCGGGTGCGGTAGTGGCGATGGCCTTATTGGCTTTCGGGCCGATTACGCTGTACCACTCGGTAGAAGCGAAGCAATATTCAGTTGAACTCTTCTCGGTAATTTTGCTGCTGTACCTGTACATTAAATATAACGGGAAGCTAACACTTAAAGAGCGACTGATTTGGGGAGTATGGGGAGCCGTCGTTGTGTGGTTCTCATTCGCGTCGATATTTGTAATGGCTGCTATGGCGGGCGCTATCGGCTTAACTTATCTGCTAAAAAAACAATATAACCAACTGATAGGGGTGTTGCCGGTGTTTGCCTTGTGGTTTGGCAGCTTTATTATAAACTACGTACTTTTTACGCATAAGGATAGCGATACGGGCTGGCTGGTTTACTTTTTCGTTTATCACGATTCTTTTATGCCGATCTCCGGCCATGCCTTACCGTGGGTGGTTAAGCGCATGGTATCATTCCTCAATTACCCGATGGGTTTGAGCTGGATGAATGTGTATAACGCCGGGGTGCTGCAACAAGCCCTGCTCCGCATGATATTTGTACCGCTACTTCTTGTAGCTTTGGGTATATGGCAGCTTTATCGCGGCAAAAAACAGTTACTGCTCATCGTTGCCTTTTCTTTTTTCATCGTATTTGCCGCATCAGCATTAAAACTTTACCCGTTTCACGAGCGGCTAACCTTATTTCTGGCTCCGCTTTTTATGCTGCTGCTGGCCTCGGGTGTTGATTTTTTCAGTCAGCGGCCCTACCGTTCGCGGGTTGCTTTGGCGGTGCTCGGGCTTATGCTGGTGTTTGGTCCGGTTAAAAATACCATCGCGCAAACAGCGCATACCTACCTTTTCGGAGATTATAAAAAGTCATTTCAGCGCGAAGCGCTTACTTATCTTAATGATCATTATCAACCAGGCGACGAAGTGTACATTTATTGGAATAACCTGCCGGGATATATTTTTTATAGGCAGGTATACCCGTTAAAGTTTAAAGCAATTGAAGGGGTGGATTACCGGCACCGGGTATCAAACTTTCATGATTACTTCGCGCTGGTGGATCGCGATCTGTCGCCGTTCAAAGGAAAAAAGCGTGTGTGGATCATACAACATAACCACATGGATATTCCGATAGGTGATTTTATTGGCGACCCGGCCTGGTATTATAAGGAAAATAACGGGCCACAGTTGTTTCATCAGCACCTGGAGCGTATGGCGAAACCGGTTATGAGCTATCATCCGGATGACGCGAAAGCATCAACCGATGTTGATGTTACGCTATACGATTTTTCGGTCCGTTAA
- the murB gene encoding UDP-N-acetylmuramate dehydrogenase, with amino-acid sequence MLQIQENTSLKHLNTFGIEAYARYYVEINREDELAELFADAKWHSIPRLVLGGGSNMLMVSNFDGLVIRINIRGIEHRINDDEVIVEAGGGEVWNDLVNFCVDRGFAGMENLSLIPGSVGASPIQNIGAYGVEIKDVFESCRAFEIATGQIKTFTHADCKFGYRESVFKSELKGQYIITSVKYKLSLTPRLNLKYGAIEQELAARGITNPTIKDVSEVVAHIRVSKLPDPSTIGNAGSFFKNPVIDVNKFRLLIKNHPDLVNYPAGDGFVKLAAGWLIEQCGWRGKVVGNTGTWKNQALVLVNHGGATGQEVYDLSSAIIDSVYAKFGVKLEREVNIVGDPA; translated from the coding sequence ATGCTGCAAATACAGGAAAATACTTCTCTGAAACATCTTAATACGTTCGGAATAGAGGCTTATGCCAGATATTATGTTGAAATTAACCGCGAAGATGAGTTAGCTGAATTATTTGCAGATGCTAAATGGCACAGCATCCCCCGACTGGTATTAGGCGGCGGCAGTAATATGCTTATGGTGTCAAACTTTGATGGTTTGGTTATCCGCATCAACATTCGTGGTATTGAGCATCGCATTAACGACGATGAAGTTATTGTTGAGGCCGGCGGCGGCGAGGTATGGAATGATTTGGTAAACTTTTGTGTTGACCGCGGCTTTGCCGGTATGGAAAACTTGAGCCTTATCCCCGGCTCGGTAGGTGCATCGCCCATACAAAATATCGGCGCCTACGGGGTAGAGATTAAGGATGTATTTGAAAGCTGCCGCGCATTTGAAATAGCTACCGGCCAAATCAAAACCTTTACGCATGCCGACTGTAAATTCGGTTACCGCGAAAGTGTTTTCAAAAGCGAGCTGAAAGGGCAGTACATCATCACATCGGTAAAATATAAACTATCGCTAACGCCGCGGCTCAATTTAAAATATGGCGCTATCGAGCAGGAATTGGCTGCCCGCGGTATAACCAACCCTACTATTAAGGATGTATCTGAAGTGGTAGCGCATATACGCGTTTCTAAACTGCCTGACCCATCAACCATAGGTAACGCCGGGAGTTTTTTTAAAAACCCGGTTATTGATGTGAATAAGTTCCGTTTGTTAATAAAAAATCACCCGGATTTGGTAAACTATCCGGCGGGTGACGGGTTTGTAAAGTTAGCAGCGGGCTGGTTGATTGAGCAGTGCGGTTGGCGCGGAAAAGTAGTTGGAAATACCGGCACCTGGAAAAACCAGGCGCTGGTATTAGTTAATCATGGCGGAGCTACCGGCCAGGAAGTTTACGATCTGTCGTCGGCGATTATAGACAGTGTGTACGCTAAATTTGGCGTTAAGTTGGAGCGCGAAGTAAATATCGTGGGTGATCCGGCCTAA
- a CDS encoding SDR family oxidoreductase: MKVLLAGANGYIGTRLIPVLLEKGHNVVCLVRDKRRFHEQSDFSDRVSLIKGDLLREKDIEDFPKDIDAAYYLVHSMSQAPDFAELEALSAHNFIQKLDKTNCKQVIFLSGIVNDSNLSKHLLSRKHVEDVLREGKAPVTVLRASIIIGSGSSSFEIIRDLTEKLPLMTVPKWVKTRCQPIGIRDVLGYLEGVALNEQAMGKTFDIGGPDVLSFKEMMLRYAKVRGLKRHIVTIPFLSPKLSSYWLYFVTSVNYSLANSLVESMKNETIMRDHAIDDAVPRNCLTYEESLELAFEKIEQNSIVSSWKDALNGGYLKSEFMDQIKVPQNGTLEYKVKLPFEVDSEKVEKNIWAIGGDRGWYYWDWIWSIRGFLDKLFGGVGSRRGRTSGNNIEPGDVIDFWRVLLADKLNKRLLLYAEMKLPGEAWLEFKIIERKGKKFLSQIATFRPNGLWGRAYWYMMWPFHLFIFNGMAKQIVQFEDTRNTNPGK; encoded by the coding sequence ATGAAGGTGTTACTTGCCGGTGCTAACGGATATATAGGAACGAGGCTGATCCCGGTGCTGCTGGAGAAGGGGCACAACGTGGTATGCCTGGTGCGCGATAAGCGGCGCTTTCATGAGCAAAGCGATTTTAGCGACCGCGTGTCGCTCATTAAAGGCGATTTGCTGCGCGAAAAAGACATTGAGGATTTCCCGAAGGATATCGACGCGGCTTATTACCTGGTACATTCCATGTCGCAGGCACCGGATTTTGCTGAGCTCGAGGCCTTATCTGCCCACAACTTCATCCAAAAGCTCGATAAAACAAACTGCAAACAGGTTATATTTTTAAGCGGGATTGTTAACGACAGTAACTTATCCAAACACCTGCTATCGCGCAAGCATGTTGAGGATGTGTTGCGCGAGGGCAAAGCGCCGGTAACGGTATTACGGGCATCCATCATTATTGGCTCCGGTAGTTCATCGTTCGAAATTATCCGCGACCTGACAGAGAAACTCCCGCTGATGACCGTACCCAAATGGGTTAAAACACGCTGCCAGCCTATTGGTATACGAGATGTATTGGGTTACCTGGAAGGCGTTGCCTTGAACGAGCAGGCAATGGGCAAAACCTTTGATATTGGCGGGCCCGATGTGCTTAGCTTTAAGGAGATGATGCTGAGGTATGCTAAAGTGAGAGGCTTAAAGCGCCACATTGTAACTATTCCATTTTTATCGCCTAAGTTATCATCATACTGGTTGTATTTTGTAACCTCTGTAAATTACTCGCTGGCCAATAGTTTGGTAGAGAGCATGAAGAACGAAACCATTATGCGCGATCATGCTATTGATGATGCTGTACCCCGCAATTGCCTTACCTATGAGGAAAGCCTCGAGCTGGCTTTTGAGAAAATCGAGCAAAACTCTATCGTATCAAGCTGGAAGGATGCGCTGAACGGCGGCTATCTGAAATCTGAGTTTATGGACCAGATCAAGGTTCCGCAAAACGGCACATTGGAATATAAGGTTAAGCTGCCTTTTGAGGTGGATAGCGAGAAAGTGGAGAAGAACATCTGGGCTATTGGCGGCGACCGGGGCTGGTATTACTGGGACTGGATTTGGAGCATACGCGGATTTTTGGATAAGCTGTTTGGCGGGGTGGGTTCGCGCCGGGGGCGCACCAGCGGCAACAACATTGAACCGGGCGATGTGATTGATTTTTGGCGTGTACTGCTGGCCGATAAACTGAATAAACGCCTTTTATTATATGCCGAAATGAAATTGCCCGGAGAGGCCTGGCTGGAGTTTAAGATTATTGAAAGAAAGGGCAAAAAGTTTTTGAGCCAGATAGCCACCTTCAGGCCTAACGGTTTATGGGGCAGGGCTTACTGGTATATGATGTGGCCTTTTCACCTTTTTATATTTAATGGCATGGCAAAACAAATTGTGCAGTTTGAAGATACACGCAACACCAACCCCGGCAAATAA
- a CDS encoding RNA polymerase sigma factor, giving the protein MTKIEFNTLVLRQASSLRSYALHFTHDADDANDLVQDTMLKAITYYNKFKEGTNLKGWLYTIMKNTFINNYRRFVKMSTFVTKSDEISSPNLVFSSTKNDGESKFVMDDIKRALDKLPAEYYVPFTMYFEGHKYHEIADHLDIPIGTVKTRIHVARKLLKKNLKAYDNGIAKPVYAEAE; this is encoded by the coding sequence ATGACTAAGATTGAGTTTAACACCCTGGTACTACGTCAAGCAAGTTCACTGCGTTCATACGCTTTACATTTTACGCACGATGCTGACGATGCCAACGACCTGGTGCAAGACACCATGTTAAAAGCGATAACTTACTACAACAAGTTTAAAGAAGGTACCAATTTAAAAGGGTGGTTATACACAATCATGAAAAACACCTTTATTAATAACTACCGCCGTTTTGTTAAGATGAGCACCTTCGTAACAAAAAGCGACGAGATATCTTCACCAAACCTGGTATTCAGTTCAACAAAAAATGATGGTGAATCAAAATTTGTGATGGACGATATTAAACGCGCCCTTGATAAATTACCGGCAGAGTATTATGTGCCTTTCACCATGTATTTTGAGGGCCATAAGTACCACGAGATTGCCGATCATCTGGATATCCCTATCGGTACGGTTAAAACCCGCATTCACGTAGCCCGCAAGCTGTTAAAGAAAAACCTTAAAGCGTATGATAACGGTATTGCAAAACCGGTTTATGCCGAAGCTGAATAA
- a CDS encoding putative toxin-antitoxin system toxin component, PIN family encodes MKNKRIRLILDTNLWVSFLITKNYTKLDDLLFKHKVTLIFSEELLSEFDEVTSRPKLRRYFSKPDIENLLEVIEEYAEIVTVSTEIDLCRDKKDNFLLSLAVDAQADYLVTGDNDLLSIKQIENTAILTIAELFDSI; translated from the coding sequence ATGAAAAATAAGCGTATACGTTTAATTCTTGACACCAATCTATGGGTTAGCTTTTTGATAACCAAGAACTATACAAAACTCGATGATCTTTTATTTAAGCATAAGGTTACTTTAATATTCAGTGAAGAACTTTTATCAGAGTTTGATGAAGTAACCAGCCGACCTAAACTTAGAAGATATTTTTCGAAGCCTGATATCGAAAACTTATTGGAAGTGATAGAAGAATATGCTGAAATTGTAACAGTGAGTACCGAGATAGACTTATGCCGTGACAAAAAAGACAATTTCCTTTTATCTCTTGCCGTTGATGCACAGGCTGACTACTTAGTTACAGGCGATAATGACCTGCTATCAATTAAGCAAATTGAAAATACAGCTATATTAACCATAGCTGAGCTATTTGATTCGATATAA